From the Tripterygium wilfordii isolate XIE 37 chromosome 6, ASM1340144v1, whole genome shotgun sequence genome, one window contains:
- the LOC120000173 gene encoding uncharacterized protein LOC120000173 isoform X2, whose translation MGNGDDSKFAFPLTSLQIGDLQSYHSNLTLFLAPESCKLYILVDNRPWLSELGSRPAHLWQLMVTKSRLSPFANTKARREKKEGKKTCSPSTTTKSKKFGQWFSLIDAANLSQERVLLTAKKLQNSVLCNELHRTLYGFIVFEVTWSNVRGINYLNELQSDTSLAIETKFMQRWEFDSISQAASCISSWFSGTCSEQLQLKEYLDSAIGEVFHDAEEDFLRTIHTDGDDDENISSNSLWVGNDSAHFVGSCFSTYPATLEDEDCLLHTPPPTGPYKRRRVTRSTTSGAEVDFYAEEMQSEMEGPFDSSDTFCIDYKHIVGPTQYRDVLILFRFNDRDLPFMLKQMVMSDLRLLTLLEAGLPSWVVFLQSYPGFCHLYRPWMCPLARALYVLISIVTVLIGFYDLYKNVPVLKATASRLFGPLFDWIETWEMVSRIKYLGTMLFLHNFEKAVTWILTFTRTTRSFFSVLTQPLAGPLMEFLGFLLPFWDVFVETTSSFSSMVWILIGSSCNVVGDLVEMILWPIWFAVSVGWNIATSIVYPIFYILWEVLYAPIRIILAAASLVSFLTASISEVVGDIWQSTSSIFQFASNSGATVSKYEVSMWRSLWNDLFSQVFRATRSILNGFVAFFAACNRHRLSIYNHLQEFVQRLEGRMQISHTSDSRHSRPAHGTQTMAVLFQY comes from the exons ATGGGGAATGGTGATGACAGCAAGTTCGCTTTTCCTTTAACCAGCCTTCAAATCGG CGACTTGCAGTCTTACCATTCCAATCTTACACTTTTTCTGGCCCCTGAAAGTTGCAAACTATATATCTTGGTGGACAACCGGCCATGGTTGAGTGAGCTTGGTTCTCGGCCTGCACACTTATGGCAATTGATGGTTACCAAG TCCAGGTTGTCTCCTTTTGCAAACACCAAGGCGCGGAGGGAGAAAAAAGAGGGAAAGAAAACTTGCTCACCATCCACTACCACCAAATCAAAGAAGTTTGGCCAATGGTTCTCATTAATTGATGCGGCCAACTTATCCCAGGAAAGGGTATTGTTAACTGCCAAAAAATTACAGAATTCAGTTTTGTGCAACGAGTTGCATAGGACTTtgtatggttttattgtctttGAGGTTACATGGAGCAATGTTCGAGGCATAAACTACTTGAATGAACTTCAG AGTGATACATCTCTTGCTATTGAGACAAAGTTTATGCAAAGATGGGAATTTGATAGCATATCTCAAGCTGCTAGCTGCATTTCTTCATGGTTTTCAGGAACGTGCTCTGAGCAGCTCCAGCTGAAAGAATATCTTGATTCTGCCATAG GAGAGGTCTTTCATGATGCTGAAGAAGATTTTTTAAGGACCATCCAtactgatggtgatgatgatgaaaatatTTCCAGTAATAGCCTGTGGGTTGGGAATGATTCAGCGCATTTCGTTGGTAGCTGTTTTAGTACGTACCCTGCAACCTTGGAAGATGAAGACTGTCTGCTGCATACGCCTCCTCCTACTGGGCCTTATAAGAGGAGGAGAGTGACTAGGTCCACTACTTCTGGAGCTGAAGTTGATTTTTACGCTGAGGAAATGCAAAGCGAAATGGAAGGCCCATTTGACAGTTCTGATACCTTttgcattgattataaacacatagTGGGTCCTACTCAATATAGGGATgtcttgattttgtttaggtTCAATGATCGTGACCTCCCATTCATGTTGAAGCAAATGGTAATGTCTGATCTGCGATTGCTTACTTTGTTAGAAGCTGGACTTCCATCTTGGGTTGTCTTTCTCCAGTCATATCCTGGGTTTTGCCATCTCTATCGACCTTGGATGTGCCCTCTAGCAAGAGCTCTATATGTGCTGATCTCGATCGTCACTGTCCTAATAGGATTCTACGACCTGTACAAAAATGTTCCTGTTCTTAAGGCTACTGCTTCTCGTTTATTTGGGCCactttttgattggattgagaCATGGGAGATGGTTTCAAGGATCAAATACTTGGGAACAATGTTATTTCTGCATAATTTTGAGAAGGCTGTCACGTGGATTTTAACTTTCACACGCACCACTCGATCATTTTTTTCAGTTCTAACCCAACCACTGGCGGGACCACTCATGGAGTTTTTAGGCTTCCTTCTTCCTTTTTGGGACGTGTTTGTTGAAACAACGTCTAGCTTCTCTTCCATGGTTTGGATTCTTATTGGGTCTTCTTGCAATGTGGTGGGGGATTTAGTTGAGATGATACTGTGGCCCATATGGTTTGCCGTCTCTGTTGGCTGGAATATTG CAACTTCCATAGTATATCCTATATTTTACATCCTTTGGGAAGTGCTATATGCTCCGATACGCATCATCCTTGCCGCTGCCAGTCTTGTGTCATTTCTTACTGCATCCATATCTGAGGTGGTTGGAGATATTTGGCAGTCCACTAGTAGTATATTCCAGTTCGCTTCGAATTCCGGAGCAACTGTTAGCAAATACGAAGTTTCCATGTGGCGATCACTTTGGAATGATCTTTTTTCCCAG GTATTTCGTGCAACCAGAAGTATATTGAATGGTTTTGTTGCCTTCTTTGCTGCGTGCAATCGGCACCGGCTTAG CATTTATAATCATTTACAGGAGTTTGTTCAAAGACTAGAAGGCCGAATGCAAATATCACATACCTCTGATTCTAGACATAGTAGACCAGCGCATGGAACTCAGACCAtg GCAGTATTGTTTCAATATTAG
- the LOC120000173 gene encoding uncharacterized protein LOC120000173 isoform X1 has translation MGNGDDSKFAFPLTSLQIGDLQSYHSNLTLFLAPESCKLYILVDNRPWLSELGSRPAHLWQLMVTKSRLSPFANTKARREKKEGKKTCSPSTTTKSKKFGQWFSLIDAANLSQERVLLTAKKLQNSVLCNELHRTLYGFIVFEVTWSNVRGINYLNELQSDTSLAIETKFMQRWEFDSISQAASCISSWFSGTCSEQLQLKEYLDSAIGEVFHDAEEDFLRTIHTDGDDDENISSNSLWVGNDSAHFVGSCFSTYPATLEDEDCLLHTPPPTGPYKRRRVTRSTTSGAEVDFYAEEMQSEMEGPFDSSDTFCIDYKHIVGPTQYRDVLILFRFNDRDLPFMLKQMVMSDLRLLTLLEAGLPSWVVFLQSYPGFCHLYRPWMCPLARALYVLISIVTVLIGFYDLYKNVPVLKATASRLFGPLFDWIETWEMVSRIKYLGTMLFLHNFEKAVTWILTFTRTTRSFFSVLTQPLAGPLMEFLGFLLPFWDVFVETTSSFSSMVWILIGSSCNVVGDLVEMILWPIWFAVSVGWNIATSIVYPIFYILWEVLYAPIRIILAAASLVSFLTASISEVVGDIWQSTSSIFQFASNSGATVSKYEVSMWRSLWNDLFSQVFRATRSILNGFVAFFAACNRHRLSIYNHLQEFVQRLEGRMQISHTSDSRHSRPAHGTQTMFEVRRKVHFS, from the exons ATGGGGAATGGTGATGACAGCAAGTTCGCTTTTCCTTTAACCAGCCTTCAAATCGG CGACTTGCAGTCTTACCATTCCAATCTTACACTTTTTCTGGCCCCTGAAAGTTGCAAACTATATATCTTGGTGGACAACCGGCCATGGTTGAGTGAGCTTGGTTCTCGGCCTGCACACTTATGGCAATTGATGGTTACCAAG TCCAGGTTGTCTCCTTTTGCAAACACCAAGGCGCGGAGGGAGAAAAAAGAGGGAAAGAAAACTTGCTCACCATCCACTACCACCAAATCAAAGAAGTTTGGCCAATGGTTCTCATTAATTGATGCGGCCAACTTATCCCAGGAAAGGGTATTGTTAACTGCCAAAAAATTACAGAATTCAGTTTTGTGCAACGAGTTGCATAGGACTTtgtatggttttattgtctttGAGGTTACATGGAGCAATGTTCGAGGCATAAACTACTTGAATGAACTTCAG AGTGATACATCTCTTGCTATTGAGACAAAGTTTATGCAAAGATGGGAATTTGATAGCATATCTCAAGCTGCTAGCTGCATTTCTTCATGGTTTTCAGGAACGTGCTCTGAGCAGCTCCAGCTGAAAGAATATCTTGATTCTGCCATAG GAGAGGTCTTTCATGATGCTGAAGAAGATTTTTTAAGGACCATCCAtactgatggtgatgatgatgaaaatatTTCCAGTAATAGCCTGTGGGTTGGGAATGATTCAGCGCATTTCGTTGGTAGCTGTTTTAGTACGTACCCTGCAACCTTGGAAGATGAAGACTGTCTGCTGCATACGCCTCCTCCTACTGGGCCTTATAAGAGGAGGAGAGTGACTAGGTCCACTACTTCTGGAGCTGAAGTTGATTTTTACGCTGAGGAAATGCAAAGCGAAATGGAAGGCCCATTTGACAGTTCTGATACCTTttgcattgattataaacacatagTGGGTCCTACTCAATATAGGGATgtcttgattttgtttaggtTCAATGATCGTGACCTCCCATTCATGTTGAAGCAAATGGTAATGTCTGATCTGCGATTGCTTACTTTGTTAGAAGCTGGACTTCCATCTTGGGTTGTCTTTCTCCAGTCATATCCTGGGTTTTGCCATCTCTATCGACCTTGGATGTGCCCTCTAGCAAGAGCTCTATATGTGCTGATCTCGATCGTCACTGTCCTAATAGGATTCTACGACCTGTACAAAAATGTTCCTGTTCTTAAGGCTACTGCTTCTCGTTTATTTGGGCCactttttgattggattgagaCATGGGAGATGGTTTCAAGGATCAAATACTTGGGAACAATGTTATTTCTGCATAATTTTGAGAAGGCTGTCACGTGGATTTTAACTTTCACACGCACCACTCGATCATTTTTTTCAGTTCTAACCCAACCACTGGCGGGACCACTCATGGAGTTTTTAGGCTTCCTTCTTCCTTTTTGGGACGTGTTTGTTGAAACAACGTCTAGCTTCTCTTCCATGGTTTGGATTCTTATTGGGTCTTCTTGCAATGTGGTGGGGGATTTAGTTGAGATGATACTGTGGCCCATATGGTTTGCCGTCTCTGTTGGCTGGAATATTG CAACTTCCATAGTATATCCTATATTTTACATCCTTTGGGAAGTGCTATATGCTCCGATACGCATCATCCTTGCCGCTGCCAGTCTTGTGTCATTTCTTACTGCATCCATATCTGAGGTGGTTGGAGATATTTGGCAGTCCACTAGTAGTATATTCCAGTTCGCTTCGAATTCCGGAGCAACTGTTAGCAAATACGAAGTTTCCATGTGGCGATCACTTTGGAATGATCTTTTTTCCCAG GTATTTCGTGCAACCAGAAGTATATTGAATGGTTTTGTTGCCTTCTTTGCTGCGTGCAATCGGCACCGGCTTAG CATTTATAATCATTTACAGGAGTTTGTTCAAAGACTAGAAGGCCGAATGCAAATATCACATACCTCTGATTCTAGACATAGTAGACCAGCGCATGGAACTCAGACCAtg TTTGAAGTGAGAAGGAAAGTACATTTTAGCTAA
- the LOC120000216 gene encoding glucan endo-1,3-beta-glucosidase 13-like, whose product MERAFVSCIVLLLSVFSIADAGSIGVNYGRIANNLPSAVKVVQLLKSQGLERVKVFDTDPAVLKALSRSKIKVTVDLPNELLYSVARKQSFAYSWVQRNVAGYHPDTQIEAVAVGNEVFVDPHNTTKFLLPAMRNIQKALVKYNLDSSIKVSSPIALSALQNSYPSSAGSFRPELVETVFKPMLDFLRQTGSYLMVNAYPFFAYESNSDVISMDYALFRENPGVVDAGNGLRYFNLFDAQIDAVFAAMSALKYDDVKIVVTETGWPSKGDENEIGASVENAAAYNGNLVRRILTGGGTPLRPKADLTVYLFALFNENKKIGPTSERNYGLFYPDEKRVYDIPFTLEGLSHYKDKTPPVSAGQQVSTPISDRGVSKSSSANTWCIANAEVGREKLQNALDYACGEGKADCHPIQAGSSCYEPNSIEAHASYAFNSFYQKNKRAMGSCDFSGAAFVVSQPPRFGQCEFPTGY is encoded by the exons ATGGAGCGCGCATTTGTCTCTTGCATTGTCTTACTCCTCTCAGTTTTCTCCATTGCAG ATGCGGGCTCGATTGGGGTGAACTACGGCAGAATCGCCAACAATCTGCCATCAGCAGTGAAAGTGGTGCAGCTGCTCAAGTCTCAGGGGTTGGAGCGGGTCAAGGTGTTCGACACTGACCCGGCTGTTCTCAAGGCCTTGTCCAGGTCCAAGATCAAGGTCACCGTCGACTTGCCTAACGAGCTTCTCTACTCCGTAGCGAGAAAACAGTCCTTTGCCTACTCATGGGTACAAAGAAACGTTGCAGGATATCATCCAGACACTCAAATCGAAGCCGTTGCAGTGGGCAATGAAGTCTTCGTGGATCCACACAACACCACAAAGTTTCTCTTACCCGCCATGAGAAACATTCAGAAAGCCCTGGTCAAATATAACCTTGATTCCTCCATTAAAGTCTCCTCTCCCATAGCCCTCAGTGCCCTCCAGAACTCTTACCCATCTTCAGCCGGATCTTTCCGACCCGAACTAGTTGAAACGGTTTTCAAACCAATGTTAGATTTTCTCCGCCAAACCGGTTCCTATCTCATGGTCAATGCATACCCATTCTTCGCTTATGAGTCAAACTCAGATGTCATCTCCATGGACTATGCTTTGTTTAGAGAAAATCCAGGTGTGGTCGATGCAGGTAACGGGTTACGGTACTTCAACCTCTTCGATGCCCAAATCGACGCCGTTTTTGCGGCAATGTCTGCTCTCAAATACGACGACGTCAAGATCGTTGTGACTGAAACCGGTTGGCCTTCCAAGGGTGATGAAAACGAAATCGGAGCTAGTGTAGAAAACGCCGCTGCTTACAACGGAAACCTTGTCCGTAGGATTCTTACTGGTGGTGGGACCCCGTTGAGGCCAAAAGCAGATCTGACCGTTTATCTGTTCGCTCTTTTCAACGAAAACAAAAAGATCGGCCCCACATCGGAGAGAAATTACGGGCTCTTTTACCCAGACGAGAAAAGAGTCTACGACATTCCGTTCACTCTCGAGGGTTTGAGCCACTACAAGGACAAGACACCGCCGGTTTCCGCTGGTCAACAAGTATCGACGCCGATCAGCGATCGAGGAGTGTCGAAGAGTTCATCGGCTAACACGTGGTGCATCGCGAATGCTGAAGTGGGGAGGGAGAAGCTACAGAACGCTCTAGATTACGCCTGCGGGGAAGGTAAGGCGGACTGCCATCCGATCCAGGCCGGATCTTCTTGTTACGAGCCCAACTCGATCGAGGCCCACGCATCGTACGCATTCAACAGTTTTTACCAGAAGAATAAGCGCGCGATGGGTTCCTGTGATTTTAGTGGCGCGGCTTTCGTAGTCAGCCAACCACCAA GGTTTGGTCAGTGCGAATTTCCAACTGGGTATTGA
- the LOC120000217 gene encoding uncharacterized protein LOC120000217 produces the protein MAVAKRVASFFHCGSQQLLSNRRVTASRIHNILNQPSHPLIKSLHGSPQAKVLGDEVNEVKAAYAELHSEIKQFRKQRTEDYWKNAGRVFAKRFKYLILGYLVYKVGGIVKQT, from the exons ATGGCGGTTGCAAAAAGGGTTGCAAGTTTTTTTCACTGCGGATCTCAGCAATTGCTCAGCAACCGTAGGGTGACTGCTTCTCGTATTCACAACATATTGAATCAGCCATCACACCCACTCATCAAATCTCTTCACGGCTCACCACAG GCAAAAGTCCTTGGTGACGAAGTGAATGAAGTAAAAGCTGCCTATGCTGAACTGCATAGTGAAATTAAACAATTCAGGAAGCAACGTACAGAGGATTACTGGAAAAATGCTGGTCGGGTTTTTGCCAAGAGATTCAAATATCTGATTCTTGGTTACTTGGTGTACAAGGTTGGGGGCATTGTGAAGCAAACCTGA
- the LOC119999690 gene encoding uncharacterized protein LOC119999690 — MALIRVLSIAKRVARHQSLLMRCGSQQLLGNRTETASAMVKILNQPPRPLVRFLHDSPRVTKAWGSSTNYSEGLAELDNLMEEVSDKMLELKIAEAQLAKFCARTVEERAKHGSGVVNLDNIRKEVSREMMETKLAEARAELPKLRSRIVEERAKHERIMLAAKTRAEKDKVVPIIASSVGLVLACLPFVK; from the exons ATGGCGCTTATTAGGGTTCTTTCAATTGCGAAAAGGGTTGCAAGGCATCAATCATTGCTTATGCGCTGCGGATCTCAGCAATTACTCGGCAACCGCACGGAGACTGCTTCTGCTATGGTCAAGATATTGAATCAGCCACCACGCCCACTCGTCAGATTTCTTCACGACTCACCACGAGTTACCAAAGCTTGG GGTTCTTCGACAAACTATAGTGAAGGATTGGCAGAACTGGATAATTTGATGGAAGAAGTTAGTGATAAGATGCTTGAATTGAAGATTGCTGAGGCTCAACTTGCTAAATTTTGTGCTAGGACAGTTGAAGAAAGAGCTAAACAC GGCAGTGGAGTGGTAAACCTGGATAATATTAGGAAGGAAGTTAGTAGAGAGATGATGGAGACTAAGCTTGCTGAGGCTAGGGCTGAGCTTCCTAAACTGCGTTCTAGAATAGTCGAAGAAAGAGCTAAACATGAACGT ATAATGTTAGCAGCCAAAACCAGGGCTGAAAAAGATAAGGTGGTCCCAATAATTGCATCTTCCGTAGGGCTCGTCTTAGCATGCCTTCCATTCGTCAAATAG
- the LOC120000096 gene encoding LOW QUALITY PROTEIN: protein MAIN-LIKE 2-like (The sequence of the model RefSeq protein was modified relative to this genomic sequence to represent the inferred CDS: inserted 2 bases in 1 codon; deleted 2 bases in 1 codon), whose product MGSRILAQLFNWGTLAGADLSDCWDFPFNKHHQWIFRLLVHVIFTFGLDFGPCSIISSGWTPNPGPIESSVLYDQDKHASSAVWEGQEHGALRCHEHTLKPGEWKLTPKQIELVEEAGFGYLGKIPAINLDNPLISALVERWRRETNTFHLTVXMTVSLQDVALLLGLAIDEKPVIGITYTTCSFLCERLLGRSPDSSYASGGMVKLSWLKEYFSQCPEDAPIEEVEQCTRAYLLYLVGSKNFSTTTGNKVPVMYLPLFEDFEEAGKYAWGAAALAFLYRALGNASVKSQSTICGCLTLLQCWGYFHLNISRPKLNRDPIHDHFPFVLRWKGKQSGRTTNRDVVFYRKALDFLKPCDVEWRPYKYMHGTVIPEDIKTAL is encoded by the exons ATGGGCAGTAGAATTCTTGCTCAATTATTCAATTGGGGCACTCTAGCTGGAGCTGATCTCTCAG atTGCTGGGATTTTCCTTTCAATAAGCATCATCAATGGATCTTCCGTTTGCTTGTACATGTG ATTTTCACATTTGGCTTGGACTTTGGACCTTGTTCCATCATTAGCTCTGGATGGACCCCTAATCCTGGTCCTATTGAGTCTTCTGTTCTCTATGACCAAGATAAACATGCCTCCTCTGCTGTCTGGGAAGGCCAG GAGCATGGTGCGCTTAGATGTCATGAGCATACCTTGAAGCCGGGTGAATGGAAGCTTACACCAAAACAAATTGAGTTGGTGGAGGAAGCTGGGTTTGGGTACTTGGGAAAGATACCTGCTATTAATTTAGATAACCCCTTAATTTCTGCACTAGTT GAAAGGTGGAGGAGAGAAACAAATACCTTTCACTTGACTGT GATGACAGTAAGTCTTCAAGATGTTGCATTGTTATTGGGACTGGCAATTGATGAGAAACCAGTCATCGGAATTACGTATACAACTTgtagtttcctttgtgaaaggCTATTAGGGAGGTCGCCAGATTCAAGCTATGCAAGTGGTGGCATGGTGAAGCTTAGTTGGTTGAAGGAGTACTTCTCTCAGTGCCCTGAAGATGCACCAATCGAAGAGGTTGAGCAATGCACGCGTGCTTACCTTCTATATCTTGTAGGAAGTAAAAATTTTTCCACTACTACTGGGAACAAAGTTCCTGTTATGTATCTGCCTCTATTTGAGGACTTCGAGGAAGCTGGAAAGTATGCCTGGGGTGCTGCAGCATTAGCATTTCTTTATAGGGCACTTGGCAATGCATCTGTTAAATCACAAAGTACCATATGTGGCTGTTTAACGCTACTGCAG TGTTGGGGTTATTTTCATTTGAATATCAGCCGACCCAAGCTTAATCGGGACCCTATCCACGACCATTTCCCGTTTGTGCTTAGGTGGAAGGGAAAGCAAAGTGGGCGAACAACAAACCGTGATGTAGTTTTTTACCGAAAGGCATTGGACTTCCTGAAACCATGTGAT GTGGAATGGCGTCCATACAAGTATATGCACGGTACTGTAATCCCAGAAGATATCAAAACCGCCTTGTGA
- the LOC119999422 gene encoding uncharacterized protein LOC119999422 isoform X1 — protein MALIRVLSIAKRVARHQSLLMHCGSQQLLCNRTETASAMVKISNQPPRPLVRFLHDSPRVTKAWGSWTNYSDASVELDNLMEGVSEQMLALELAEAQLAELCATTVEERAKHERGSYMGGVINLDNIKEVRIKIMETKLAEARTKLAEVRAELLKLRSRTVEARAKLERIMLAAKTRAEKD, from the exons ATGGCGCTTATTAGGGTTCTTTCAATTGCGAAAAGGGTTGCAAGGCATCAATCATTGCTTATGCACTGCGGATCTCAGCAATTACTCTGCAACCGCACGGAGACTGCTTCTGCTATGGTCAAGATATCGAATCAGCCACCACGCCCACTCGTTAGATTTCTTCACGACTCACCACGAGTTACCAAAGCATGG GGTTCTTGGACAAACTATAGTGATGCATCGGTAGAACTGGATAACTTGATGGAAGGAGTTAGTGAACAGATGCTTGCATTGGAGCTTGCTGAGGCTCAACTTGCTGAATTGTGTGCTACGACAGTTGAAGAAAGAGCTAAACATGAACGT GGCAGCTACATGGGTGGAGTGATAAACCTGGATAATATTAAGGAAGTTAGGATAAAGATAATGGAGACTAAGCTTGCTGAGGCTAGGACCAAGCTTGCTGAGGTTAGGGCTGAGCTTCTTAAACTGCGTTCTAGGACAGTCGAAGCAAGAGCTAAACTTGAACGC ATAATGTTAGCAGCCAAAACCAGGGCTGAAAAAGATTAA
- the LOC119999422 gene encoding uncharacterized protein LOC119999422 isoform X2 produces the protein MNKGSWTNYSDASVELDNLMEGVSEQMLALELAEAQLAELCATTVEERAKHERGSYMGGVINLDNIKEVRIKIMETKLAEARTKLAEVRAELLKLRSRTVEARAKLERIMLAAKTRAEKD, from the exons ATGAATAAG GGTTCTTGGACAAACTATAGTGATGCATCGGTAGAACTGGATAACTTGATGGAAGGAGTTAGTGAACAGATGCTTGCATTGGAGCTTGCTGAGGCTCAACTTGCTGAATTGTGTGCTACGACAGTTGAAGAAAGAGCTAAACATGAACGT GGCAGCTACATGGGTGGAGTGATAAACCTGGATAATATTAAGGAAGTTAGGATAAAGATAATGGAGACTAAGCTTGCTGAGGCTAGGACCAAGCTTGCTGAGGTTAGGGCTGAGCTTCTTAAACTGCGTTCTAGGACAGTCGAAGCAAGAGCTAAACTTGAACGC ATAATGTTAGCAGCCAAAACCAGGGCTGAAAAAGATTAA
- the LOC120000974 gene encoding uncharacterized protein LOC120000974 isoform X1 — MASRVFSAAKRGFLRPRSSSFMNSRSQLLVFNRTSCFINPPPLPLLHRLIDVKFTHHEREWKRRMNSMSAESAEVHKMNYSPEANAKLEKWIRQVENAKAIRNQCTTDWKLGYEDQQQRVDHLYNELRVSSAEYRVKLDEILLAGKVTKAAFDESIDDGSSFAKGSSALEKHLDKPNEKTTHLMEVIARTEEAVVIARPEEAEEVRRAYRKSKILVVILILSVGVYEFGPLFVLLLPILPLLLRILNALIKPLLVVLLPLLLPLAMMLSPLILPLVAMLLPFTLLGAVLLPVLLPISFVAILVGGILIIPAAILFLLGGFRTHNIQLEPSITDDRLK; from the exons ATGGCGTCTAGGGTATTTTCAGCGGCTAAAAGGGGGTTTTTAAGGCCACGCTCATCATCGTTTATGAATTCCAGATCTCAACTCCTCGTCTTCAACCGTACATCCTGTTTCATTAATCCACCACCGCTACCGCTGCTCCATAGATTGATTGATGTAAAATTTACGCATCAT GAACGGGAATGGAAGCGTAGAATGAACAGCATGAGTGCTGAAAGTGCTGAAGTGCATAAGATGAACTATTCCCCCGAAGCCAATGCTAAATTGGAGAAATGGATTCGTCAAGTAGAGAATGCAAAGGCTATCCGAAACCAATGT ACAACAGATTGGAAACTGGGATATGAGGATCAACAGCAAAGAGTAGATCACTTATATAACGAACTGAGGGTTTCTTCGGCCGAGTACAGGGTCAAATTGGATGAAATCTTGCTTGCAGGAAAGGTGACAAAGGCTGCCTTTGATGAATCAATTGATGATGGATCAAGTTTTGCGAAG GGTTCTTCGGCTTTGGAAAAACACCTTGATAAACCTAATGAGAAAACCACGCATCTAATGGAGGTGATTGCAAGGACTGAAGAAGCTGTGGTGATTGCAAGGCCTGAAGAAGCTGAGGAGGTTCGCAGG GCATACAGAAAATCGAAAATTCTTGTGGTAATCTTAATCTTATCTGTGGGTGTGTATGAGTTTGGACCACTCTTTGTGCTGCTGTTACCAATCTTACCTCTGCTGTTACGAATCTTAAATGCACTTATCAAGCCACTCCTTGTGGTCCTCTTACCTCTTCTCCTACCACTCGCTATGATGCTCTCACCACTTATCCTGCCACTCGTTGCGATGCTCTTACCATTTACCCTACTTGGTGCGGTGCTCTTACCGGTGCTCTTACCAATCTCATTTGTGGCTATTCTTGTGGGGGGCATACTTATCATTCCAGCTGCAATTTTATTCCTTTTGGGTGGGTTTCGTACTCACAATATTCAGCTAGAGCCAAGCATTACTGATGATAGACTCAAATAA
- the LOC120000974 gene encoding uncharacterized protein LOC120000974 isoform X2: MDSSSRECKGYPKPMYWKLGYEDQQQRVDHLYNELRVSSAEYRVKLDEILLAGKVTKAAFDESIDDGSSFAKGSSALEKHLDKPNEKTTHLMEVIARTEEAVVIARPEEAEEVRRAYRKSKILVVILILSVGVYEFGPLFVLLLPILPLLLRILNALIKPLLVVLLPLLLPLAMMLSPLILPLVAMLLPFTLLGAVLLPVLLPISFVAILVGGILIIPAAILFLLGGFRTHNIQLEPSITDDRLK, from the exons ATGGATTCGTCAAGTAGAGAATGCAAAGGCTATCCGAAACCAATGT ATTGGAAACTGGGATATGAGGATCAACAGCAAAGAGTAGATCACTTATATAACGAACTGAGGGTTTCTTCGGCCGAGTACAGGGTCAAATTGGATGAAATCTTGCTTGCAGGAAAGGTGACAAAGGCTGCCTTTGATGAATCAATTGATGATGGATCAAGTTTTGCGAAG GGTTCTTCGGCTTTGGAAAAACACCTTGATAAACCTAATGAGAAAACCACGCATCTAATGGAGGTGATTGCAAGGACTGAAGAAGCTGTGGTGATTGCAAGGCCTGAAGAAGCTGAGGAGGTTCGCAGG GCATACAGAAAATCGAAAATTCTTGTGGTAATCTTAATCTTATCTGTGGGTGTGTATGAGTTTGGACCACTCTTTGTGCTGCTGTTACCAATCTTACCTCTGCTGTTACGAATCTTAAATGCACTTATCAAGCCACTCCTTGTGGTCCTCTTACCTCTTCTCCTACCACTCGCTATGATGCTCTCACCACTTATCCTGCCACTCGTTGCGATGCTCTTACCATTTACCCTACTTGGTGCGGTGCTCTTACCGGTGCTCTTACCAATCTCATTTGTGGCTATTCTTGTGGGGGGCATACTTATCATTCCAGCTGCAATTTTATTCCTTTTGGGTGGGTTTCGTACTCACAATATTCAGCTAGAGCCAAGCATTACTGATGATAGACTCAAATAA